The DNA segment AATTTGCTTAGGATTACACGCGCAAATCGCACCTTTTTGAATCGCTAAAACATAGATGGGCAACTGAAAATCTGTGGCTTTTTCATAATTTTTAGATTCCACCTTTAAATTACGCTTGTATTTATAGTCTAGCACACAAACTTCATTGCCTCTTTTATCTATCCTATCTATACGCCCTTTAAGCGCAAATCCCGCAAACTCAAAGCAAAAATCCTGCTCAAAGGCAAAAGGAATCCAGCCAGACTCCAAACGGACTTTTTCTGATTCAAAGAAATTTTTGAGATATTTTTTTGCTAATGCGCTTTCAAAAGATTCTTTTAAACTATGGCTTTTGTCCATTTCCTTGCAAAACTCTTGATACATCAAATCCATATTATAATCTTGCGTCCTTTGATAGATTTCTTTTAAAATATTATGGATTTTGCTACCAATATTCACTGCCTCATTCGCAGCCTCTTTGAATCCCAAGATGTAACGATAATAAAATTTACGCGGACAAGTCAAAAAACACTGCAAACTTGTCGCACTAAAATCTTTTATCTCCAAAGGAGCGACAATTTCGCACTCTTGATAATTTAATGCCTTACCGCTCAAAAAATACTCACTATATCGTGTATCTGCCTTTAACAAAGGGGAATTTCCAAAAATAGAATCCTCCAATAAGAAGCGCGAGGGCTTATTTTCATCGTTGCTTAAGCACATAATCCAAGCTTGGCAGCTTCCTTGTAATAATTTAGCATAATAATGTTTTTGTAAATTTTCACGACTTTTTCGTGTAGGCAACCCTATTTTCTCACGCATTGCAGTGTTCAAAAACAAATCTTTATCACTTAGGCTCGGTACATTTCCTGCATTAAACTCTGGAATGATGACATAGGGAAAGCACACGCCACGTGTCTCCAAAATCCCCACTACACTAATGCGTCCGCCACCGACATCATCTAATGTAACTTCTTCTATCATATCCAAAAAAGCCAAAATCTGTTCTTGCACACTCAAAGATGTAAGATATTTTAAAGCAAAATCAAATTGCTCTAAACCCTCTAAAAACTTCTCTTTGACTCGTTGTGCCTCTTTGGAATTTGCCTCTAAATTCTGCAAAAACTCTTTAAAAGATTCAAAATCTAAAAAATTGGGAATCGCTAAGGTAGAATCTTGCTCCTCAACCTGCGGAGATTCATTGCAGTTTGCTTGCGCATTTTGCGCTTTAATAGCATTTTTGAGATTCCGATACAATGCGCTTGACTTTAAAGCACTCCCCATAGCATAGTTAAAATTGCGTGCTTTGTCAAAAAGCCTTAAATAGTGCGCAAACTCTTCATTAGGCAAAACAATGCAAATCTGCTCTGGTGTGATTCCTTGTCCCAACCACACATCAATTTGAGCAAAAATACCACCCACTTCTGCTATTTTATCCCTAAACTCCAACACTTGAACTTGCGATTCTTTGCCCTTAGAATTGATGTTTTGCACAATCTTATCATAACTTAGTTTATTGCAAAACAACACAATCTCATAAAATCCTATCTCCAAAGGGATTTCAAATAGTTTTGTATAATACTCTTGATTAAAAGAATCCAAATTCAATTCAAAAGTAATGGGCAATTTCTTAGAAATTTTACGCAACACCTGCATTTCAAATTGGCTCAAAAAACCCTCTAA comes from the Helicobacter ganmani genome and includes:
- a CDS encoding PD-(D/E)XK nuclease family protein; this translates as MESLHLFSNTRAMKHFFVQNYTEDFLPSAKSIAEFLDFILRVEGKRKIPPFLRNFYLYQAIQENYQNTQKLGNFARNFTQFLLNSTFFLKFYDELCAECVSLESLANSDIYAFYDDHLEVLKAIFKSYQEILIKNHFFDKYFLEDYQITFELLYPFERIVIHLEGFLSQFEMQVLRKISKKLPITFELNLDSFNQEYYTKLFEIPLEIGFYEIVLFCNKLSYDKIVQNINSKGKESQVQVLEFRDKIAEVGGIFAQIDVWLGQGITPEQICIVLPNEEFAHYLRLFDKARNFNYAMGSALKSSALYRNLKNAIKAQNAQANCNESPQVEEQDSTLAIPNFLDFESFKEFLQNLEANSKEAQRVKEKFLEGLEQFDFALKYLTSLSVQEQILAFLDMIEEVTLDDVGGGRISVVGILETRGVCFPYVIIPEFNAGNVPSLSDKDLFLNTAMREKIGLPTRKSRENLQKHYYAKLLQGSCQAWIMCLSNDENKPSRFLLEDSIFGNSPLLKADTRYSEYFLSGKALNYQECEIVAPLEIKDFSATSLQCFLTCPRKFYYRYILGFKEAANEAVNIGSKIHNILKEIYQRTQDYNMDLMYQEFCKEMDKSHSLKESFESALAKKYLKNFFESEKVRLESGWIPFAFEQDFCFEFAGFALKGRIDRIDKRGNEVCVLDYKYKRNLKVESKNYEKATDFQLPIYVLAIQKGAICACNPKQIQAGFYDLYEAQIKREQDLNAKIEVLQEKLETIKKDSKEVNFVLASKREACQYCDFIYLCNRY